The following is a genomic window from Chania multitudinisentens RB-25.
CCTGAAAATCCGCCGCCCTGACGATTGGCACATCCATCTGCGTGACGATGACATGCTGAAAACGGTTCTGCCTTATACCAGTCAGGTATTTGGCCGAGCGATTGTGATGCCAAACTTGGTTCCACCGATCACGACTATCGCTGCCGCCATAAGTTACCGCGAACGCATTCTAGCGGCTATTCCTGCGGGCCATAAATTCACCCCCCTAATGACCTGTTATTTAACTGATTCGCTGGCGGCGGCAGAACTGGTTAACGGATTCAAGCAAGGGGTATTTACCGCTGCCAAGCTGTACCCTGCCAATGCGACGACCAATTCCAGCCACGGTGTCAGCGACATTAAGGGCATTTATCCACTGCTGGAGCAAATGCAGAAAATTGGTATGCCTCTGCTCATCCATGGTGAAGTCACCGATGCTGCCATCGATATTTTTGACCGGGAAGCACGTTTTATCGAGCAGGTGATGGAACCCATCCGCCAACAATTCCCTGAGCTTAAAATTGTTTTCGAACACATCACAACCAAAGAAGCCGCTCAGTATGTGCAGGAAGCCAACCATTTCCTTGGTGCCACCATTACTCCACAACACCTGATGTTTAACCGCAATCATATGCTGGTTGGCGGGATCCGCCCGCACTTGTTCTGCTTGCCTATTCTAAAGCGCAATATCCACCAGGAGGCTCTGCGTAAAGCGGTGGCTAGCGGTTCTGAGCGGTTCTTTTTAGGTACTGATTCTGCTCCTCATGCTAAACACAGGAAAGAGGCCAGCTGTGGTTGTGCTGGGGTCTTCAATGCCCCGAGTGCCATGCCGGCTTATGCTACTGTCTTTGAGCAGCTAGGCGCTTTGGAACATCTTGAGGCTTTTTGTTCGCTCAATGGGCCGCGTTTCTATGGCTTGCCGATTAATGACGATTTTATCGAGCTACAACGCTTACCTGTGGTGCAACCGGAAGATATCGTGCTTGGCCATGAATCACTCGTGCCTTTCTTGGCCGGTGAAAGCACTCACTGGTCTGTAACTGTGTGCTAGTTTTTCATCTTCGCTCTTGCCCTTGTTAATGAGATACTGTATAAATAAACAGTAAACAACTTCGGGGGCAATTATGCGTATTGAAGTCACTATCGATAAAACCAAACCACTGCCATCAGGGGCTATTGAAGCTCTGAGCAGCGAGTTCAGTAAACGGGTAAAACACCAATTTCCCGATACCGTCGTGCAGATACGTTATGCCGGAGCCAATGGGTTATCAGTACTGGGTGGAGCCAAAACCGATAAAGAACTGATTGAGGAAATACTCCAAGAAACCTGGGAAAGTGCCGACGATTGGTTCGATGCAGAATAACACTGCAATGCTGTTGTTGCCGGAGGTCGCTCTCCGGCTTTTTTGTTTTTGTCATTATCAGAATTTTGCTGGAACAAACACGGTATCTAGTCTGTAATAAGTGAACGTGCTGCATCTTCACAAAAGGTATTCTGCATGGCTCCAAATAAAGGCAAACCTGAAGAGGTAATGACTTTTGGGGAACTGATAGCATTAATTGCCGATCAAAAAAGGCGCTTGAATGTGCTTGAGATTGCTTTTTCTTACCTTGCCTTTAGTTTGGACGATAAAGCCAACCACTTACTGATCCATAGCCTGAAACTTGAGGCACAAAATCAAAGCCGAGACGCCGAGACGCAAAAACACTTTGCCCATTTGGCTACCGAATTAGAAAGCCATACTCGCCATCAAATCATACCACCCGTTATAGAATAGTATTTGTACTGCATGGTTCGCCGCTCGTTTGCCAGACAATTGTTCAAACAAATATTTATTTTTTATAAATCGTAGGAAAACCCCCACAGTAAAGCTGGGGTGCGTATACTGTAAAGGCTCACCCTGGTGATGGGCCGCATTGATCCTCGTTAGTAACTCATGTTAGTCACTACTTGATAAGGGGTCTTTATGGACAGAAATGATGAAGTAATTCAGACACATCCGTTAGTTGGCTGGGATATCAGTACTGTCGATGTTTATAATGCCATGATGATTCGTCTTCATTACCTGTCTTCTCTAGACCAAACAGCTGAAGAAGCTCAAGTGGATCGAACGCTTTGGCTAACCACAGATGTAGCCCGCCAATTGATCAATATCTTAGAGGCTGGCATTGCAAAAATAGAATCAACGGATTACCACGACCTTGATAGAAGAAAACACTGATTCATATATTACCCCCTCCTAAAGCGCCAGCAGTGATCTGGCGCTTTTTTCTTTTGTGCACAGCAAGTACATTGCTATGAACAAATGCGGTTATAAAAACAGACACAACAAAGAAGGAAAGGTACGTGGAATATGATTTAATCATCGTGGGTAGTGGCTCCGTCGGTGCTGCTGCTGGCTACTACGCCACCCGCAATGGCCTCAAAACGCTTATGATTGACCGAGCAGTACCGCCACACCGTAACGGCAGCCATCACGGTGATACACGCATCATCCGTCATGCTTACGGCGAAGGTGAAAAATACGTTCCACTCATTCTGCGAGCTCAAGCCCTATGGAATGCGCTGGAACAAAAAAGTGGTGAAAAATTGTTTCACTCCTGTGGCGTGCTCAATATGGGCCCACCGGATTCCCGATTTATTAACACTGCGCAGCACAGTGCGAAAAATTTCAATCTCAACACACAAGTGCTGAATCTGGAGCAAATCAGGCAACGTTGGCCCGAATTTAATGCGCCTGAAGGCTATATCGGCATATTCGAACCGGATGCCGGCATTTTACGTTCTGAATTAGCCGTTGCCAGTTATATCAGGTTGGCCAAAGAAGCAGGCTGTGCTCAATTGTTCAATTGCCAGGTCAGTGCAATAGAGCAAATCGAAGGCGGAGTAGCCGTCATAACAACTGAAGGGCGCTTTCAAGCCCGTAAAGCTGTGATCACCGCAGGAACCTGGGTAAAAAACCTGTTGCCACAGTTGCCAATAACATCCCTGCGAAAAGTTTTCTCTTGGCATCAAGCTGATGGCCGTTACAGCGAAAACAACCGCTTCCCCGCCTTTACCGCCGAAGCCCAAGATGGCTGCCGCTATTATGGTTTCCCATCGGATAATGATGGTTTAAAAGTGGGTAAACACGATGGCGGCCAACTCATTGAAACGCCAGAGCAGCGTCAGCCTTTTGGCACGATGGCTGGCGATGGTGCTGAGGTATTCGGTTTTCTTCGCCAATTTCTACCTGGTGTGGGTGTCTGTTTACATGGTGAAGCTTGCAGTTATGACATGAGCCCTGATGAGGACTTCATCATCGACACTTTACCGAGCTGTAAGCAACTGATGGTCATCACTGGTTTGAGTGGCCATGGTTTTAAATTTGCCAGTGTATTGGGCGAAATTGCAGCACTGTTCGCACAGGATAAAATGCCACCATTAAACATTGCCCCTTTCAGCCTGCAACGCTTTTAATCCCTTCCCTGCAACTCGCTATTTATCTCAGTTGCAGGTTAAAAGTCCGCAATAGCTCATTATCAATCTCGATATATATAAATAACTTTATATAAACAGAGTGCACCATCCATTACGCCTGGATTTCCGAATTGATCCCATAAGGGAACAAGGACTATCCTAACTCCTTGTGAATATTCGGTTTTTGCGTTACTAACAAGGACGTTACCATGAAATTGCTGATTGTGGATGCATGCTGTTTCACTCGTTTAGGCATTGCCAGCCACTTTACGGATAATATCTTTACCTCAGTGAGATGCAGCCAAAGTATTGATGCTGCTCTTCTTTTATTGGCTAATTTTCAGCCAAGCCATATCTTGGTGAATTTGACGAACTACTGCCGTCATTCTGAAAACAATCTTCTGCTAGAAGCATTTATAAACGCAACTCAAAGCTCGACACTGCATATTTACCTGGAAACGCCCTACCCTTACAGTGAAAAACCCATACGTATAACTGATAATGCTTTCTTGTTCAGCAAAACAATTTTAGCCTGTGTATTACGCTCGTTGCGCAAAAATACCACAGCACTGGTGGATAATAATCATAAATATTCGCTTTTCAGCCCACAGGAATTGGCAGTGATGAAATACTGGCTGGCGGAAACAGCAAACTATCACATAGCGAAAAAGCTCCAAATCAGCACGCATACCGTGTATGTACATAAACGCCATATCATGGAAAAAACTTATACCCGCAACCGGCTGGAATTTTATACATTGTATAATGTGCTACGTTATTTCTATCCAACAACACTCAATCATTCCCCTCTGAATCTGGTTGCTGTATAAAAATCGCAACGAACAATGGACTGTTAATGATTGGCGCTGACGGGCATCATTCAAGGGGAAATATCCCCTTGAAGTACGACAAATCCGCAATATTCTCACTCTGGTGTGATCTTTTCTTTGACAGCTCTGCCATCACCCAGAATCACCGCCAATTTATGCCCACCATCCATCGTTTCTAACGTAATACGGACAATGATGGTCAATGGCACCGAGAGCAACATTCCCACCGCCCCCATCAACCACCCCCAGAATATCAGGGAAAGGAACACCACCAACGTAGAAAGCCCTAATCCCCGCCCCATGATGCGCGGCTCCAGAATGTTGCCAATCACCAGGTTAATCAGAATATATCCTCCCAGCACCACCATCGCATCGGCAAAGCCGTTAAACAGCAAAGCTTGAATCAGCGGTGGTATTGCGGCGATCACAGAGCCGATATTGGGAATAAAATTAAGCAGAAAAGCCATCATGCCCCAGATAAAGGCAAACCGGACACCAACCCAACTCAGGAATCCCCAGACAATCAACCCCGTGACCAGACTGATAGCTGTTTTGATCACCAGATAATGTGTCACTCCTTTCAGAGCACGTTGGATAGCAGCCATACCCTCATCGGGTTTGTTCAACGCCTGCTGTAATTTGTAAGGCAGGAACTGTACTTCAAATAACATAAATACCACTGTCATCAGTAACAGAAAAATACTGATCATGGCGCCAGAAAGATGGCTTAGCAGACGAGTGACCAGGTTCATCGTTGCACCCGGATCGACAAATTTGACCACCGCATCCGCAGAGAACGTAATGTCGATATTGAAACGCTCAGCATAATATTGCAGTTCACGCACTTTTTCTAACATCACGCCGCGATACTGCGGCAGCGAACGAGCAAACTCATTCAAAGAGGAACCCAGCGTGCCAATAAGCATTAGCAACAAGACAACAACCGTGATCACCAGTAACATTACGCTCAAAGCTCTGGGTACTCTGCAACGCTCCAGCCATACCACCAGCGGGTTAAGCACAATGGCAAGAAACACCGCCAACAGAAAAGGCACCACAATCTCCGCAGCAGCCTTGATTCCGGCCAGAATAATCACCAGCATCGCCAACATCATGATCAAGTGAAGTTTACGGTTATTGAATTCAAAACTGCTCATGAGGCTTCCTTACGTAAAACCGGCCCAAGTGAGCCATTGATGAGTACTATGGTAGCAAATTCTTCTTCCCTGGCGCAGAGAAATCACCGCCATTAATCTGAGTAAAATAAGATAATCCCTGATTTTTCTTAGCATACTAAATAATGGATATAGTAGTGATTGAATTAATCCCCATTCAATGCATCGATATTTACGTAAGATGACAAAACCTGACAATAATAATTAAAATCAAGTAAATTCAATCAGTAATGCTCAATCAAATTTTTGAAAATATATTAACTCAACCGATTCATTTGATTGAGTTATCGCGAAGTTACGCAAATTCACTGATTGATGCCATAAAGAAACGATGAGGTTAAATTTATTGTTGATTTTATTTTTTTAACGTTTAATTATTGCTGCCAGAAAATTTGGTAATGTAAGGAAATACCATGCTTTGGAAGAATACCACTGAACGTTTTGGTCATATCTCAATCCTAATCCACTGGTTGGTTGCCCTGAGTGTATATGGATTATTCGCTCTCGGTTTGTGGATGGTCACTTTGGGTTATTACGACGTTTGGTATCACCAGGCACCGGAAATCCATAAAAGCATCGGTATCCTGTTATTCATCATCATGATCGTTCGAGTTGTATGGCGCTTTATTTCGCCTCCTCCTAAACCTCTCGCCAGCTATAGCCGATTCACCCGCATTAATGCCGTGCTTGCTCATATCGCGCTCTATGTTGTGCTCTTTGGCATTTTGATCAGCGGTTACCTGATTTCCACTGCTGACGGTCAGGCAATAAGCGTTTTCGGTTGGTTCGACGTGCCAGCCTCTGTTACTGATATAGCCCAGCAGGCCGATACGGCTGGAACAATTCATCTTTATTTGGCTTGGGCTGTTGTAGTGCTTTCAGTACTGCATGCTCTGGCTGCGTTTAAACATCACTTCGTTGATCGTGATGTTACTTTGAAACGGATGCTGGGTCGCAGCGCCGATTAACTTTATAAAATTATGGAGATTGCTATGCTAAAGAAGACCGTCCTGAGCCTTACTGCGGGTGCCCTGATGTTAAGTTCAGGCTTTGCTCTGGCTGCCAATTACAACATTGACAAACAAGGGCAACATGCCTTTATCGAATTCCGCATCCAGCATCTGGGTTACAGCTGGCTGTACGGTACTTTCAAAGACTTCGACGGTAGCTTTACCTTTGATGAAAAAGATCCTTCCAAAGATCGGGTGAATGTCACCATTAATACCGCCAGCATAGACACCAATCATGCAGAGCGCGACAAACACCTGCGTGGTGCCGATTTCTTGAATGTAGAAAAACATAAGCAAGCAAAGTTTGAGTCCACCGAAGTGAAAAAAGACGGTGAAGGTTTTGCCGTAGTTGGCAATCTGACGCTGAACGGCGTAACCAAGCCTGTCACACTGGATGCCAAACTGATTGGTCAAGGCAACGATCCGTGGGGTGGCTACCGTGCTGGCTTCGAAGCCAGCGGTAAAATCAAGTTGAAAGACTTCAACATCACCCAAGACCTTGGCCCAGCCTCCCAGGAAGTAGAACTGATCATTTCCGTAGAAGGTGTACGCGAGAAAGCATAATAAGGGCGCGGCTATCGCGCCCCAGCAAAAAACGGGTTCAGCATGCTGAACCCTATTTTTTAGGTTCAGGAATATGTAACGTTGCTTGCAGCAAGCCTTTCGACTTATTGAAAATTTTAACACCATTCTCACGCCCAGCACGGCGTGCACGTTGTTCTTCACGCGGCAACTTCAGTTCTTCGCGGCAGGTATCGCTACAGCACCCTGCAAACTTCTCAGCACAGCTTGGGCATTGGATAAACAACAGGTGGCAGCCGTCATTCAAACAGTTGGTGTGGGTATCGCACGGCGCACCGCACTGGTGGCAGTGGGCAATCACCTCCTCGGAAATACGTTCTCCCATGCGCTCGTCAAACACAAAGTTTTTACCGATAAACTTCAGCGGTAAACCCTGCTCTTTTGCCTTGCGTGCGTACTCAATAATACCGCCTTCCACGTGATAAACGTTTTTGAAGCCGTGATGCAGCATATAAGCGCTGGCTTTCTCACAACGAATGCCCCCGGTGCAGTACATGACAATATTCTTGTCTTTCTGCTCCTGCAACATCTCCACAGCCATCGGCAATTGCTCGCGAAAAGTATCGGAAGGTATTTCAAGCGCATTTTCAAAATGCCCAACTTCATATTCGTAGTGATTACGCATGTCTACGAACAGGGTATTCGGATCATCAATCATCTGGTTAACGCGCTCGGCCTGCAAATACTCCCCAACCTGCGCAGGGTTGAAGGTTTCATCACTGATGCCATCGGCCACTATGCGTTCACGTACCTTCAGGCGCAGTACCCAGAATGATTTGCCATCATCTTCTAAAGCAATATTCAGGCGCAGTTGCTCCAACGCCGGATGCGCGGAAAACAGCACGGTTTTAAAGGTAGCAAAATGGCTCTGCGGCACACTGATTTGAGCATTGATGCCCTCTTTAGCCACATAAACACGGCCAAACACTTTCAGTTTATTGAACTGAATATACAGACTGTCACGAAACGCCTTAGGGTCATCAAGGGTAAAATATTTATAAAAAGAAACTGTGGTGCGTGGCTCGGTTTCAGCCAGCATACGCGCCTTCAGTTCCTCATTAGAAATTCGGTTATGTAACACTGGCATGGTGTACTTTCCTGTTTTTCGGGAGGTGGCTGAACGAATGCACCCAGGCTACTGCCTCGTGCGCGGCGCACATAATACCCGAAAATGTGACCTAACACAGCATCGCTCCTATGCCTAGGTTTCTCACTCGAAGTCTGGCGTTATTACAATCCGGGTAGCCATTGATCATAGCGACCTGTCTACTTCGTTACTCCTGCATTGTTAGATGAAAATATTGCTGAGAAAGCAGTGCATTCACCTCACTGACAAGCATGAGAATTAAATGCTGAGTTTTTCCTGTTGTATTAGAGAAATCTCACAATACACTAATGTGATAAACGACAGGAAAACATTGTAAGGGTCAAAAGCCCAAAGCTACAGGCTTTGTGATTTATCTGTTATTACTATTAAATGACTGCTTTAAGCTGAGAACACATGACTCAAGTTCCTCCTTTTAATCGATCGTTACTCCATCCTCGTTACTGGCTCACCTGGTTCGGGATAGCTTTACTGTACTTATTGGTCTTGCTCCCTTACCCGGTGATCTATCGGTTAGGCACCGCATTGGGCCGTTTTTCCATGCACTTTCTGAAACGCCGTGTAGCCATTGCGCAGCGTAACCTTGCATTGTGCTTTCCTGAAATGTCAAAAGCCGAACGTAACATATTGGTTGTAAAGAATTTTGAGTCGGTCGGTATGGGGTTGTTTGAAACAGGCATGGCTTGGTTCTGGCCAAACTGGCGTATTAAACGCTGGTTTACCGTCAGCGGCTTGGAGCATATTGAAAAAGCGCGTAACAATCATCAAGGCATTTTATTGATCGGGTTGCATTTTCTGACACTGGAGTTAGGTGCCCGAACCTTTGGTATTTACAATCCAGGCATTGGTGTTTATCGCCCGCACGATAATCCACTGATTGATTGGCTGCAAAACTGGGGCCGTATGCGTTCCAACAAAACCATGTTAGACCGCAAAGATGTCAAAGGAATGATTCGAGCCTTGCAGCAGGGCGAAATCATCTGGTATGCGCCCGATCACGACTACGGCCCACGCAGCAGCGTATTCGCACCACTATTTGCCGTCGAAAAAGCTGCCACCACAACGGGTAGCTACGTTTTGGTGCGCATGGGCAAACCAGCCATTATTCCTTTTACCCCACGCCGTCTGCCGGGAGGAAAAGGGTATGAGTTGCTCATACAACCTGCGGTGGAAAACTTCCCGCTAGATAACGAGCTTGAAGCCGCAATATTTATGAATAGCGTGGTTGAAAAGGAAATTTTGCTGGCCCCTGATCAATACATGTGGCTACATCGCCGCTTCAAAACCCGGCCAGAAGGTGAACCTTCACTTTACACCTAATGACAGTTTTACCCCACACCTTGAAAAGTTAACAAAGCGTGTGATGTTATGAATCCATCATCAGTAAAAGGAATCACTATGTACATCGTTAGCTTGACCTATCACCGCCCACTTGAAGAAGTTGATAATCATCATGCAGAACACATTGCCTGGTTGAAGCAGTATTTTCAGGAGGGAATCTTCATTGCATCAGGCCGTAAAAACCCACGTACCGGTGGCGTGATCCTGGTAAAAAGTATCGAGCGGGCACGGTTAGACAGCATTCTGGCGCAAGATCCGTTTACAGCAGTGGCACATTATGAAGTGACCGAGGTCGCCCTCACCTCCGCTTCTGCCGGGTTTGAAGCATTGACCAGCGTATAAACCCCGTTCAATTGCGCCGTTCCTGGCGCTTTGTGTACATGACATTGGGTATTTGTTAGCAACCTGCTCGCTTCGTACCCAACATTAATGCCAAATAAAATACATGAAGGCGGGTTGCAGGATGCCTTATCGCTGTATTTTTCGCCACTTGATTTCCCCCATTTATCACATTTCTCAACGCTAAGCGTTCTGATACAAAATAAGTTGAGATCGGAAAACTACTATTAATTCCTTTATTTTTAATATAATAAGAAAAAACCAGAGCAATAAACCACCTGTCAATATAAATTCCCTTTTGACCAAAATAAAAACCAGGAAAGTAGATGTTTGTCGACTTTTCATCTAAAAAATGGGATACAAGTACTAGACAAAATCATTGGTCAGTTATCAAATGGTTAAATAATATTATGCTAAATGTGAAAATTTGGCCCAATAAAGAAAAGACCAGCACGTTTCTCCGCAGTTCACAAACGTTGCGCAGGTGAGGTTTTGTCGGGTAACCCGCTCTAGATGGGGCTACTTTCCTTAAATACACACATACCACAGTACAGCCGCAATATGTGGCGCACTTATCAGGAAGATGTTATGCAATCCTCTGTTGAACAAAAAGAAAACCGTACCTTCCTCGGCCATCCTTATCCGCTTGGTTCGCTGTTTTTCACTGAGATGTGGGAACGCTTCTCGTTTTATGGCATTCGTCCATTATTGATCCTGTTTATGGCAGCCACCGTTTATGAAGGCGGTATGGGGCTAGCGCGTGAGAATGCCTCGGCGATCGTCGGTATTTTTGCTGGCAGCATGTATCTGGCTGCACTGCCAGGCGGCTGGTTGGCCGATAACTGGCTTGGCCAGCAAAAAGCCGTTTGGTATGGTTCGATCCTGATTGCTCTCGGCCACTTGTCTATCGCCCTGTCAGCAGTGATGGGTAACGATATGTTCTTTATTGGCCTGATGTTTATCGTACTCGGTTCTGGCCTATTCAAGACCTGTATCTCAGTGATGGTCGGCACCTTGTACAAACAAGGTGATGCGCGCCGTGACGGCGGATTTTCGCTGTTTTACATGGGGATCAATATAGGATCTTTCATGGCACCGTTGATTTCCGGTTGGCTGATTCGCTCCCACGGTTGGCACTGGGGCTTTGGCATCGGTGGGCTTGGAATGTTGGTAGCGCTGGTGATTTTCCGCGTTTTTGCCGTACCATCGCTAAAACGCTATGACAGTGAAGTGGGCCTGGACTCCACTTGGAACACCCCGATTGTCAAGAAAAATGGAGTCGGTACTTGGGTTACCCTGCTGGCCGCAGGTGTCGCGGTAATTGTCGGCCTGATCTCTCAGGGTATCATTGTGATCAACCCAGTAGCCGTTGCTAGCATGCTGGTTTATGTGATTGCCGCATCTGTAACCCTTTACTTTATATATCTATTTTTCCTCGCGGGCCTGAATCGCAAAGAGCGGGCACGCCTGTTAGTTTGCTTTATCCTGCTAATCTCCGCCGCATTCTTCTGGTCTGCGTTCGAACAAAAACCGACATCGTTTAACCTGTTCGCCAACGATTACACCAACCGTATGATGGGCGACTTTGAAATCCCGGCAGTCTGGTTCCAATCGATCAACGCCCTGTTTATTATTTTGCT
Proteins encoded in this region:
- the pyrC gene encoding dihydroorotase; the protein is MTAQPQALKIRRPDDWHIHLRDDDMLKTVLPYTSQVFGRAIVMPNLVPPITTIAAAISYRERILAAIPAGHKFTPLMTCYLTDSLAAAELVNGFKQGVFTAAKLYPANATTNSSHGVSDIKGIYPLLEQMQKIGMPLLIHGEVTDAAIDIFDREARFIEQVMEPIRQQFPELKIVFEHITTKEAAQYVQEANHFLGATITPQHLMFNRNHMLVGGIRPHLFCLPILKRNIHQEALRKAVASGSERFFLGTDSAPHAKHRKEASCGCAGVFNAPSAMPAYATVFEQLGALEHLEAFCSLNGPRFYGLPINDDFIELQRLPVVQPEDIVLGHESLVPFLAGESTHWSVTVC
- the dinI gene encoding DNA damage-inducible protein I; this encodes MRIEVTIDKTKPLPSGAIEALSSEFSKRVKHQFPDTVVQIRYAGANGLSVLGGAKTDKELIEEILQETWESADDWFDAE
- the bssS gene encoding biofilm formation regulator BssS; the encoded protein is MDRNDEVIQTHPLVGWDISTVDVYNAMMIRLHYLSSLDQTAEEAQVDRTLWLTTDVARQLINILEAGIAKIESTDYHDLDRRKH
- the solA gene encoding N-methyl-L-tryptophan oxidase is translated as MEYDLIIVGSGSVGAAAGYYATRNGLKTLMIDRAVPPHRNGSHHGDTRIIRHAYGEGEKYVPLILRAQALWNALEQKSGEKLFHSCGVLNMGPPDSRFINTAQHSAKNFNLNTQVLNLEQIRQRWPEFNAPEGYIGIFEPDAGILRSELAVASYIRLAKEAGCAQLFNCQVSAIEQIEGGVAVITTEGRFQARKAVITAGTWVKNLLPQLPITSLRKVFSWHQADGRYSENNRFPAFTAEAQDGCRYYGFPSDNDGLKVGKHDGGQLIETPEQRQPFGTMAGDGAEVFGFLRQFLPGVGVCLHGEACSYDMSPDEDFIIDTLPSCKQLMVITGLSGHGFKFASVLGEIAALFAQDKMPPLNIAPFSLQRF
- a CDS encoding LuxR C-terminal-related transcriptional regulator, producing the protein MKLLIVDACCFTRLGIASHFTDNIFTSVRCSQSIDAALLLLANFQPSHILVNLTNYCRHSENNLLLEAFINATQSSTLHIYLETPYPYSEKPIRITDNAFLFSKTILACVLRSLRKNTTALVDNNHKYSLFSPQELAVMKYWLAETANYHIAKKLQISTHTVYVHKRHIMEKTYTRNRLEFYTLYNVLRYFYPTTLNHSPLNLVAV
- a CDS encoding AI-2E family transporter, which translates into the protein MSSFEFNNRKLHLIMMLAMLVIILAGIKAAAEIVVPFLLAVFLAIVLNPLVVWLERCRVPRALSVMLLVITVVVLLLMLIGTLGSSLNEFARSLPQYRGVMLEKVRELQYYAERFNIDITFSADAVVKFVDPGATMNLVTRLLSHLSGAMISIFLLLMTVVFMLFEVQFLPYKLQQALNKPDEGMAAIQRALKGVTHYLVIKTAISLVTGLIVWGFLSWVGVRFAFIWGMMAFLLNFIPNIGSVIAAIPPLIQALLFNGFADAMVVLGGYILINLVIGNILEPRIMGRGLGLSTLVVFLSLIFWGWLMGAVGMLLSVPLTIIVRITLETMDGGHKLAVILGDGRAVKEKITPE
- a CDS encoding cytochrome b — translated: MLWKNTTERFGHISILIHWLVALSVYGLFALGLWMVTLGYYDVWYHQAPEIHKSIGILLFIIMIVRVVWRFISPPPKPLASYSRFTRINAVLAHIALYVVLFGILISGYLISTADGQAISVFGWFDVPASVTDIAQQADTAGTIHLYLAWAVVVLSVLHALAAFKHHFVDRDVTLKRMLGRSAD
- a CDS encoding YceI family protein → MLKKTVLSLTAGALMLSSGFALAANYNIDKQGQHAFIEFRIQHLGYSWLYGTFKDFDGSFTFDEKDPSKDRVNVTINTASIDTNHAERDKHLRGADFLNVEKHKQAKFESTEVKKDGEGFAVVGNLTLNGVTKPVTLDAKLIGQGNDPWGGYRAGFEASGKIKLKDFNITQDLGPASQEVELIISVEGVREKA
- a CDS encoding rhodanese-related sulfurtransferase; translation: MPVLHNRISNEELKARMLAETEPRTTVSFYKYFTLDDPKAFRDSLYIQFNKLKVFGRVYVAKEGINAQISVPQSHFATFKTVLFSAHPALEQLRLNIALEDDGKSFWVLRLKVRERIVADGISDETFNPAQVGEYLQAERVNQMIDDPNTLFVDMRNHYEYEVGHFENALEIPSDTFREQLPMAVEMLQEQKDKNIVMYCTGGIRCEKASAYMLHHGFKNVYHVEGGIIEYARKAKEQGLPLKFIGKNFVFDERMGERISEEVIAHCHQCGAPCDTHTNCLNDGCHLLFIQCPSCAEKFAGCCSDTCREELKLPREEQRARRAGRENGVKIFNKSKGLLQATLHIPEPKK
- a CDS encoding Kdo(2)-lipid IV(A) acyltransferase, with protein sequence MTQVPPFNRSLLHPRYWLTWFGIALLYLLVLLPYPVIYRLGTALGRFSMHFLKRRVAIAQRNLALCFPEMSKAERNILVVKNFESVGMGLFETGMAWFWPNWRIKRWFTVSGLEHIEKARNNHQGILLIGLHFLTLELGARTFGIYNPGIGVYRPHDNPLIDWLQNWGRMRSNKTMLDRKDVKGMIRALQQGEIIWYAPDHDYGPRSSVFAPLFAVEKAATTTGSYVLVRMGKPAIIPFTPRRLPGGKGYELLIQPAVENFPLDNELEAAIFMNSVVEKEILLAPDQYMWLHRRFKTRPEGEPSLYT
- a CDS encoding YciI family protein; protein product: MYIVSLTYHRPLEEVDNHHAEHIAWLKQYFQEGIFIASGRKNPRTGGVILVKSIERARLDSILAQDPFTAVAHYEVTEVALTSASAGFEALTSV
- a CDS encoding peptide MFS transporter, with the protein product MQSSVEQKENRTFLGHPYPLGSLFFTEMWERFSFYGIRPLLILFMAATVYEGGMGLARENASAIVGIFAGSMYLAALPGGWLADNWLGQQKAVWYGSILIALGHLSIALSAVMGNDMFFIGLMFIVLGSGLFKTCISVMVGTLYKQGDARRDGGFSLFYMGINIGSFMAPLISGWLIRSHGWHWGFGIGGLGMLVALVIFRVFAVPSLKRYDSEVGLDSTWNTPIVKKNGVGTWVTLLAAGVAVIVGLISQGIIVINPVAVASMLVYVIAASVTLYFIYLFFLAGLNRKERARLLVCFILLISAAFFWSAFEQKPTSFNLFANDYTNRMMGDFEIPAVWFQSINALFIILLAPIFSWLWPALARNKVRFSSITKFVIGILFAAAGFGLMMLASEQVLSNGGAGVSPMWLVSSILMLTLGELCLSPIGLATMTLLAPDRMRGQMMGLWFCASALGNLAAGLIGGHVKADQLELLPNLFARCSIALVICAAVLILLIVPIRRMLENTQDKANA